A single window of Pseudanabaenaceae cyanobacterium SKYG29 DNA harbors:
- a CDS encoding thioredoxin domain-containing protein gives MRLVGRLILLVVLAFCTWGCAQIGGGNKISDAELEAKVVEVIKKNPQVILESVQKYQEEQARAQIQQRFQQVVGQPTNIIRQSPTTGSPDRKIVLAEFSDFQCPYCARAHTTVKQFMEKHKNEVTLTYKHFPLQSIHPEALPAAKASWAAQQQNKFWEFHDQLFTQQQRLGEGFYVELAQNLGLDVDKFNQDRQSQVAEDAVVADFNLGRELGIQGTPAFFMNDRFLSGAVSLQELEQLLAEVKK, from the coding sequence ATGAGACTGGTAGGGCGACTAATTTTGCTAGTGGTATTGGCGTTTTGCACTTGGGGATGTGCGCAAATAGGCGGTGGTAACAAGATCAGTGATGCGGAACTAGAAGCAAAAGTGGTGGAGGTGATCAAAAAAAATCCCCAAGTAATTCTGGAGTCAGTACAGAAATACCAGGAGGAGCAAGCCAGAGCACAAATCCAACAAAGATTTCAACAAGTGGTGGGACAACCAACTAATATCATTCGTCAATCCCCTACAACTGGTAGCCCCGATCGGAAAATTGTCCTAGCAGAATTCTCGGACTTTCAATGTCCCTACTGTGCTCGGGCTCATACTACTGTCAAGCAATTTATGGAGAAACACAAAAATGAAGTGACCCTCACTTACAAGCATTTTCCACTGCAGAGTATTCATCCCGAGGCGTTACCTGCGGCTAAGGCGAGTTGGGCAGCCCAACAGCAAAATAAGTTTTGGGAATTTCATGACCAGTTATTCACACAGCAGCAAAGGTTGGGGGAAGGATTTTATGTGGAACTAGCCCAAAACCTGGGACTAGATGTGGACAAATTTAATCAAGACCGTCAGAGTCAAGTTGCTGAAGATGCGGTAGTAGCTGACTTTAACCTGGGTAGGGAATTGGGTATTCAAGGTACGCCTGCCTTTTTTATGAACGATCGGTTTCTTTCGGGGGCAGTTTCTCTCCAAGAATTAGAGCAGTTGTTAGCTGAGGTGAAGAAATAA